From one Anopheles cruzii chromosome 3, idAnoCruzAS_RS32_06, whole genome shotgun sequence genomic stretch:
- the LOC128271606 gene encoding uncharacterized protein LOC128271606, translated as MQSSLKEKLHFLYKPYVLAVLTVGYIAGELGHYLIGVTSKATAIELDYGDQACQQNHTDYLRHELPAQCAEFIIEHECHKQHINGTVYCEWNYNGLGLEYQLLAGPSFIAVFTVMGVVLGVAADRYNRVRMLFVCTLVFAVAILLQGTVKEYWHLIMLRMVMAAGEAGCNPLATGIMSDIFPESKRALVMAIFNWGIYGGYGIAFPVGRYITKLDIGGLGWRVCYYGTGVLALIMAVLTGTTLREPERKSIGEDAEGKAKISLYKVLMQPRVLLLVLAASIRHSGGMTFAYNADLYYNIYFPDVDLGWWLFAVTIGIGSIGVVVGGVVSDKFVAKMGIRSRVACLAVSQLLATPFAFGSVYFEPLWAMITLGISYFFAEMWFGIVFAVLVEIVPLQVRSTTIGVFLFVMNNIGGNLPILVDPLAKAIGYRGSVMFFYAGFYGISTVLFFITMFFMDGPKPEAVATTGHEPSSHGNHVEMGHENNTFQPDDYLPPPHAGVNGHRNIVSVRPSESSRL; from the exons ATGCAGTCGTCCTTGAAGGAGAAGCTGCACTTCCTGTACAAACCGTACGTGCTGGCGGTGCTGACCGTCGGCTACATTGCCGGCGAGCTGGGCCACTATCTGATCGGCGTCACATCGAAAGCGACGGCCATCGAACTCGACTACGGTGATCAGGCGTGCCAGCAGAACCACACAGACTACCTGCGTCACGAGCTGCCGGCCCAGTGCGCGGAGTTTATCATCGAACACGA ATGCCACAAGCAACACATTAACGGAACAGTGTACTGCGAGTGGAACTACAATGGGCTCGGGCTCGAGTAccagctgctggccggccccAGCTTTATCGCCGTGTTCACGGTGATGGGCGTCGTGTTGGGGGTGGCCGCCGATCGCTACAACCGCGTCCGGATGCTGTTCGTTTGCACGCTGGTGTTTGCCGTCGCCATTCTGCTGCAGGGCACGGTCAAGGAGTACTGGCACCTGATTATGCTGCGCATGGTCATGGCTGCCGGCGAGGCCGGCTGCAACCCGCTCGCCACCGGCATCATGTCCGACATCTTCCCCGAGAGCAAACGGGCGCTCGTGATGGCCATTTTCAACTGGGGCATCTACGGTGGCTACGGTATCGCCTTCCCGGTTGGCCGGTACATCACCAAGCTGGACATCGGAGGATTGGGATGGCGTGTTTGCTACTACGGTACGGGCGTGTTGGCCCTGATCATGGCCGTGCTCACCGGAACCACACTGCGGGAGCCGGAGCGTAAGAGCATCGGGGAGGATGCGGAGGGCAAGGCAAAGATTTCACTCTACAAGGTGCTGATGCAACCGcgggtcctgctgctggtgctggccgccTCAATCCGACACTCCGGTGGCATGACGTTCGCTTACAATGCCGATCTGTACTACAACATCTACTTCCCGGACGTCGATCTTGGCTGGTGGCTGTTTGCCGTCACGATCGGCATCGGTAGCATCGGTGTCGTCGTTGGTGGCGTGGTGTCGGACAAGTTTGTGGCCAAGATGGGCATCAGGTCGCGCGTGGCCTGCCTAGCTGTCAGCCAGCTGCTTGCCACACCGTTCGCCTTCGGTTCCGTCTACTTCGAGCCACTGTGGGCCATGATCACGCTCGGTATCAGCTACTTTTTCG CCGAAATGTGGTTCGGTATCGTGTTTGCCGTGCTGGTGGAGATCGTTCCGCTGCAGGTCCGTTCGACCACCATCGGTGTGTTCCTGTTCGTGATGAACAACATCGGTGGCAACCTGCCGATTCTGGTCGATCCGCTTGCCAAGGCCATCGGCTACCGTGGCTCGGTGATGTTCTTCTACGCCGGCTTCTACGGCATCAGCACGGTGCTGTTCTTCATCACGATGTTCTTCATGGACGGCCCCAAACCGGAAgcagtggccaccaccggacacGAACCGTCCAGCCACGGTAACCACGTTGAGATGGGTCACGAAAACAACACCTTCCAGCCGGACGACTATCTGCCTCCGCCGCACGCCGGTGTCAACGGTCACCGGAACATCGTCAGCGTGCGCCCTTCGGAGAGCAGTCGACTGTAA